A window of Variovorax paradoxus EPS genomic DNA:
CCACGAACGGCGCGAACAGCGTGACGATGACGGTGGCGATGGTGCCGGCCACGAAGGAGCCGATGGCCGCGGTGGCGAGCGCCGCGCCCGCCCTTCCGCTCTTGGCCATCTTGTTGCCCTCCATCGCGGTCACCATGCTGGCGGTCTCGCCGGGCGTGTTGAGCAGGATGGACGTGGTCGAGCCGCCGTACATGGCGCCGTAGTAGATGCCCGAGAAGAAGATCATCGAGGCCGTGATGTCGACCTTGCCGGTGATCGGCAGCAGCATGGCCACGGCCACCGCCGGGCCGATGCCGGGCAGCACGCCCACGGCCGTGCCCAAGGCACAGCCGACCAGGCACCAGAGCAGATTGACGGGCGTGATGGCGGCGCCGAAGCCCGCCATGAGTGCGTTGAAGATTTCCATGTCAGAGCCACCCAGTGGAAGTGAGGCCGGGCAGGTTGATGGCCAGGAACTGCGTGAACATCCAGAACACCGGGGCGGCGATGAGCACGCCGGTGACGAAATCGATGACCCAGGTGCGCGGCGCGTTCACGCCGGCCTGCCCGCTTGCGCGGCGCAAGCCCTGCACCGCCAGCAGGTAGCACAGCGTGCAGCTCAGGATGAAGCCCAGGGTGGTGATCAGCGCCGCGTTGAGCAGGAGGCCCGCCGAGACCCAGACGAAGCCGGGCCAGTAGGCGCGGTCGGCGCCGGTGGGCGCGTCGAGTTCGCGAAAGCCGCCGGTGCGCGCTTCCCAGAGGATCCAGGCGCCGCAGAGCACGAGCACCACGGACACCAGCCAGGGCAGGAAGTTGGGGCCGACGCCGCCGTAGCCGGCTTCGGAGGAGATGCCGATGGCGCCGAACGCCAGCGCAAGGCCGGTGAGCAGGACGCCTGCGCCGACGAGCGTTTGCGGCCAGACGGCCGCCGCTTGGGCCGCCGAATCAGGCGGCGAGACCGAGGAATCTGGAGTTGTCATTTTTGCTCCCGGAATGTGGTGCTGGATTTGAAAACGGCACGCTGTCGTCTCTTGCGAGGACAGCGTGCCATTCGGCAGGCATTGGTGTGCCGGGGGTCAGACCATGCCGGACTTGGTCATGATCGCGCGGAGGCTCGCGAAATCGTCGTCGACGAACTTGGCGAAGGCTTCGCCCGACAGCACGGCAGGC
This region includes:
- a CDS encoding tripartite tricarboxylate transporter TctB family protein, translated to MTTPDSSVSPPDSAAQAAAVWPQTLVGAGVLLTGLALAFGAIGISSEAGYGGVGPNFLPWLVSVVLVLCGAWILWEARTGGFRELDAPTGADRAYWPGFVWVSAGLLLNAALITTLGFILSCTLCYLLAVQGLRRASGQAGVNAPRTWVIDFVTGVLIAAPVFWMFTQFLAINLPGLTSTGWL